Part of the Pseudomonas sp. ADAK13 genome is shown below.
CAGCGCCTGATCACTTATTTCTGGAGTTTTTTTGATGCCTACTCACACTCGTATCCGCATGTTCAACACCAAGGAAACCTACCCTAACCAGAGCCTGGACAACGACCTGTGCCAGGCCGTACGCGCCGGTAATACAGTGTATGTGCGCGGCCAGGTGGGCACCGATTTCGACGGCAACCTGGTAGGCCTCGGCGACCCACGCGCCCAGGCCGAGCAGGCCATGCGCAACGTCAAGCAATTGCTGGAAGAAGCCGGCAGCGACCTGAGCCACATCGTCAAGACCACCACCTACCTGATCGACCCGCGCTACCGCGAGCCGGTGTACCAGGAAGTCGGCAAGTGGCTCAAGGGTGTGTTCCCGAT
Proteins encoded:
- a CDS encoding RidA family protein, with product MPTHTRIRMFNTKETYPNQSLDNDLCQAVRAGNTVYVRGQVGTDFDGNLVGLGDPRAQAEQAMRNVKQLLEEAGSDLSHIVKTTTYLIDPRYREPVYQEVGKWLKGVFPISTGLVVSALGQPQWLMEIDVIAVIPE